From a single Silene latifolia isolate original U9 population chromosome 6, ASM4854445v1, whole genome shotgun sequence genomic region:
- the LOC141586307 gene encoding cyclin-D4-1-like, whose translation MAPSFDYAMSSLFCSEDNTSIFDDVDDNYGSCTSVIEDEFEDNNQNFVKFLQSDECLSSLFDKEMQHFVGFDYLKRLRNGDLDLIARNEAVNWIEKVQSHYNFGPLCFYLSVNYLDRFLSTYELPKGKAWMMQLLAVACLSIAAKIDENDVPFSLDLQVCESKYIFEAKTIQRMELLVMSTLNWRMQSVTPFSFIDYFLYKLNCDQVPPPSLIFQAIQLIVSTIKGIDLLEYKPSEIAAAVAIAVSEETQTVQNPDTPFSTLFPEQLEKERVMKCVEMMHGMRLNNVCNGSSGITSTSTSTSTSSYMPQSPIGVLDVTCMSYKSDDTSSIDPSVSCANFTYKIPISASKRRRLNNDDDNNDDDNNRFKLES comes from the exons atggcACCAAGTTTTGACTATGCAATGTCAAGTCTATTTTGTTCAGAAGATAATACAAGTATttttgatgatgttgatgataATTATGGGAGTTGTACTAGTGTTATAGAAGATGAATTTGAAGATAATAATCAAAACTTTGTTAAATTTTTGCAAAGTGATGAATGTTTATCTTCATTGTTTGATAAAGAAATGCAAcattttgttggttttgattaCTTGAAGAGATTAAGAAATGGGGATTTGGATTTGATTGCTAGAAATGAGGCTGTTAATTGGATTGAAAAG GTTCAATCACATTACAATTTTGGACCTCTATGTTTCTATCTATCTGTAAACTACTTGGATCGTTTCTTATCGACGTATGAACTACCT AAGGGCAAAGCTTGGATGATGCAACTGCTTGCTGTTGCCTGTTTATCTATTGCAGCGAAAATCGATGAAAATGATGTTCCTTTCTCCCTTGATTTACAA GTGTGTGAATCAAAGTATATATTCGAGGCGAAAACCATCCAAAGAATGGAACTTTTAGTGATGAGCACCTTGAATTGGAGAATGCAATCAGTAACACCATTTTCCTTTATAGATTATTTCCTGTATAAACTAAACTGTGATCAAGTGCCACCCCCAAGCTTAATCTTCCAAGCCATACAACTCATCGTATCCACAATCAAAG GAATTGACTTGTTAGAATACAAGCCATCAGAAATTGCAGCAGCAGTGGCAATTGCTGTAAGTGAAGAAACCCAAACAGTACAAAATCCTGACACTCCATTTTCTACCCTTTTTCCTGAACAACTtgaaaag GAAAGAGTGATGAAATGTGTGGAAATGATGCATGGTATGAGACTGAACAATGTATGTAATGGTTCAAGTGGTATAACATCAACATCAACATCGACATCGACATCATCATATATGCCTCAAAGTCCAATTGGGGTGCTTGATGTTACATGCATGAGCTACAAAAGTGATGATACTTCATCCATTGATCCATCTGTGTCTTGtgcaaattttacatacaaaatTCCGATTTCCGCTTCCAAGCGAAGGAGGCTAAACAATGACGATGACAACAACGACGATGACAACAATCGCTTTAAATTAGAAAGTTAG
- the LOC141587506 gene encoding auxin-binding protein ABP19a-like, translated as MEKTKAIFFTILCVFVSLSSAIVDDFCVADYSFPVGPAGFPCKNPANVTVDDFVFSGLGVSGNTSNTMFNSAVTPAIDTKFAGLNGLGISMARLDIGVGGVIPLHTHRVSEVIIVIDGTIIAGFIASDNTAYFKKLNKGDMMIFPQSLLHFQVNVGEIPALAFVSLASAHPGFMFTSSSLGSNDLPTEIIEKITLLDAKQVKELKNIFGGSPN; from the coding sequence ATGGAGAAAACCAAGGCAATATTTTTTACAATACTTTGTGTTTTTGTATCTCTTTCATCAGCAATCGTAGATGATTTCTGCGTAGCAGACTACAGTTTTCCGGTCGGACCAGCAGGGTTCCCTTGTAAGAACCCGGCTAATGTAACAGTCGATGACTTTGTATTCTCAGGCTTGGGTGTGTCCGGAAACACATCCAATACCATGTTTAATTCTGCTGTAACACCAGCAATCGATACTAAATTCGCCGGGTTAAACGGCTTAGGCATTTCGATGGCAAGGTTAGACATCGGTGTGGGAGGTGTTATCCCATTGCACACACACCGAGTATCCGAGGTTATTATTGTCATTGATGGCACTATTATTGCCGGGTTCATTGCCTCAGATAACACCGCTTATTTTAAGAAATTGAATAAGGGTGACATGATGATATTTCCTCAAAGTTTGCTTCATTTCCAAGTTAATGTTGGTGAAATTCCTGCACTTGCATTTGTGAGCTTGGCTAGTGCTCATCCTGGTTTCATGTTTACTTCTTCGTCTTTGGGTTCTAATGATCTTCCTACTGAAATTATTGAGAAGATTACATTGTTGGATGCTAAACAAGTTAAGGAGTTGAAAAACATTTTCGGGGGCTCTCCTAATTAG
- the LOC141658574 gene encoding auxin-binding protein ABP19a-like — MEKIKAIFFTILCVFVSLSSAIVDDFCVADYSFPVGPAGFPCKNPANVTVDDFVFSGLGVAGNTSNIMFNSVVTPAIDTKFAGLNGLGISMARLDIGVGGVIPLHTHRVSEVIIVIDGTIIAGFIASDNTAYFKTLNKGDMMIFPQSLLHFQVNVGETPALAFVSLASAHPGFMFTSSSLGFNNLPTEIIEKITLLDARQVKELKNIFGGSN, encoded by the coding sequence ATGGAGAAAATCAAGGCAATATTTTTTACAATACTTTGTGTTTTTGTATCACTTTCATCAGCAATCGTAGATGATTTCTGCGTAGCAGACTATAGTTTTCCGGTCGGACCAGCAGGGTTCCCTTGTAAGAACCCGGCTAATGTAACAGTCGATGACTTTGTATTCTCAGGCTTGGGTGTGGCCGGAAACACATccaatatcatgtttaattctgtTGTAACACCAGCAATCGATACTAAATTCGCCGGGTTAAACGGCTTAGGCATTTCGATGGCAAGGTTAGACATCGGTGTGGGAGGTGTTATCCCATTGCACACACACCGAGTATCCGAGGTTATTATTGTCATTGATGGCACTATTATTGCCGGGTTCATTGCATCGGATAATACCGCTTATTTTAAGACGTTGAATAAGGGCGATATGATGATATTTCCTCAAAGTTTGCTTCATTTCCAAGTTAATGTTGGTGAAACTCCTGCACTTGCATTTGTGAGCTTGGCTAGTGCTCATCCTGGTTTCATGTTTACTTCTTCCTCTTTGGGTTTTAATAATCTTCCTACTGAAATTATTGAGAAGATTACATTGTTGGATGCTCGACAAGTTAAGGAGTTGAAAAACATTTTCGGGGGCTCTAACTAG